Proteins encoded together in one Falco biarmicus isolate bFalBia1 chromosome 4, bFalBia1.pri, whole genome shotgun sequence window:
- the LOC130148451 gene encoding heat shock transcription factor, X-linked-like, with the protein MSPLCSTGITMPCRNICWDPQPARASWPLLADWQDQGLALHGGGHRGKLGTKAMERELSAQVTPSLPAPEELGQWADTTCAGPPGQGESAPRDAAMQVVGEERHVQPGGDGHDTKQVPPASSKSVGQGSGLLSLRFPQKLWMIVESDQFRSIWWSKGGKYVAINEKLFKEEVLGGGGPLQVYTRQSMKSFLRQMNYHGFVKMQGDGERSASLPEFLAEEAAAAAHSKVLYYYNPLFNRGHPHLLEKCRRRAGLKRKALEMYEGQPCRRPGGQPAGDMPASTKRWAEAPPSLGATRPSPPAAAPALPEPAGAAGSKNFSPVAPSSPPPLSALPASPAPLCRQSPPVPHCPTCTCHLRTADAIGPQRGTI; encoded by the exons ATGTCACCACTATGCAGCACGGGCATCACAATGCCGTGCCGGAATATCTGCTGGGACCCACAGCCAGCCCGTGCCAGTTGGCCTTTGCTTGCTGACTGGCAGGACCAAGGCCTGGCTCTCCACGGTGGTGGCCACCGAGGCAAGCTTGGCACAAAAGCAATGGAGCGGGAGCTGTCTGCTCAAGTAACaccatccctgcctgctccggaggagctggggcagtgggCAGACACGACTTGTGCTGGCCCTCCAGGACAGGGGGAAAGTGCCCCCCGGGACGCTGCCATGCAAGTGGTAGGGGAGGAGCGGCACGTCCAACCGGGGGGTGACGGACATGACACCAAACAAGTCCCTCCTGCTTCCAGCAAGAGCGTGGGCCAAGGCAGTGGGCTCCTGTCGCTCCGCTTTCCACAGAAGCTTTGGATGATAGTGGAAAGCGACCAGTTTCGGTCCATTTGGTGGAGCAAGGGAGGAAAATACGTGGCCATCAACGAGAAGCTCTTCAAAGAGGAGGTGCTGGGCGGGGGAGGACCTCTGCAGGTTTACACCAGGCAGAGCATGAAGAGCTTCCTTCGCCAGATGAACTACCACGGATTCGTCAAAATGCAAGGGGATGGCGAAAGATCTGCCTCCCTGCCTGAGTTCCTggcagaagaagcagcagctgctgctcacagcaag GTACTCTACTACTATAACCCCCTCTTTAACAGAGGGCATCCCCACCTGCTGGAAAAGTGCCGGAGGAGGGCTGGCCTCAAGCGGAAAGCCCTGGAGATGTATGaggggcagccctgcagaagacCAGGTGGCCAGCCTGCAGGGGACATGCCAGCGTCCACCAAGCGATGGGCTGAAGCACCTCCCAGCCTCGGTGCCACCCGTCCATCTCCACCGGCAGCTGCTCCCGCACTTCCAGAGCCGGCGGGAGCAGCGGGCAGCAAGAACTTCAGCCCTGtggccccctcctccccaccaccactctcagctctgccagcgTCCCCAGCACCACTCTGCAGACAAAGCCCTCCAGTCCCCCACTGCCCCACCTGCACCTGCCACCTCAGGACTGCAGACGCCATCGGACCCCAGCGCGGCACAATCTAA
- the LOC130149209 gene encoding heat shock transcription factor, X-linked-like: protein MERELSAQVTPSLPAPEELGQWADTTCAGPPGQGESAPRDAAMQVVGEERHVQPGGDGHDTKQVPPASSKSVGQGSGLLSLRFPQKLWMIVESDQFRSIWWSKGGKYVAINEKLFKEEVLGGGGPLQVYTRQSMKSFLRQMNYHGFVKMQGDGERSASLPEFLAEEAAAAAHSKVLYYYNPLFNRGHPHLLEKCRRRAGLKRKALEMDEGQPCRRPGGQPAGDMPASTKRWAEAPPSLGATRPSPPAAAPALPEPAGAAGSKNFSPVAPSSPPPLSALPASPAPLCRQSPPVPHCPTCTCHLRTADAIGPQRGTI, encoded by the exons ATGGAGCGGGAGCTGTCTGCTCAAGTAACaccatccctgcctgctccggaggagctggggcagtgggCAGACACGACTTGTGCTGGCCCTCCAGGACAGGGGGAAAGTGCCCCCCGGGACGCTGCCATGCAAGTGGTAGGGGAGGAGCGGCACGTCCAACCGGGGGGTGACGGACATGACACCAAACAAGTCCCTCCTGCTTCCAGCAAGAGCGTGGGCCAAGGCAGTGGGCTCCTGTCGCTCCGCTTTCCACAGAAGCTTTGGATGATAGTGGAAAGCGACCAGTTTCGGTCCATTTGGTGGAGCAAGGGAGGAAAATACGTGGCCATCAACGAGAAGCTCTTCAAAGAGGAGGTGCTGGGCGGGGGAGGACCTCTGCAGGTTTACACCAGGCAGAGCATGAAGAGCTTCCTTCGCCAGATGAACTACCACGGATTCGTCAAAATGCAAGGGGATGGCGAAAGATCTGCCTCCCTGCCTGAGTTCCTggcagaagaagcagcagctgctgctcacagcaag GTACTCTACTACTATAACCCCCTCTTTAACAGAGGGCATCCCCACCTGCTGGAAAAGTGCCGGAGGAGGGCTGGCCTCAAGCGGAAAGCCCTGGAGATGGATGaggggcagccctgcagaagacCAGGTGGCCAGCCTGCAGGGGACATGCCAGCGTCCACCAAGCGATGGGCTGAAGCACCTCCCAGCCTCGGTGCCACCCGTCCATCTCCACCGGCAGCTGCTCCCGCACTTCCAGAGCCGGCGGGAGCAGCGGGCAGCAAGAACTTCAGCCCTGtggccccctcctccccaccaccactctcagctctgccagcgTCCCCAGCACCACTCTGCAGACAAAGCCCTCCAGTCCCCCACTGCCCCACCTGCACCTGCCACCTCAGGACTGCAGACGCCATCGGACCCCAGCGCGGCACAATCTAA
- the LOC130147667 gene encoding heat shock transcription factor, X-linked-like → MPCRNICWDPQPARASWPLLADWQDQGLALHGGGHRGKLGTKAMERELSAQVTPSLPAPEELGQWADTTCAGPPGQGESAPRDAAMQVVGEERHVQPGGDGHDTKQVPPASSKSVGQGSGLLSLRFPQKLWMIVESDQFRSIWWSKGGKYVAINEKLFKEEVLGGGGPLQVYTRQSMKSFLRQMNYHGFVKMQGDGERSASLPEFLAEEAAAAAHSKVLYYYNPLFNRGHPHLLEKCRRRDGLKRKALEMYEGQPCRRPGLQTPSDPSAAQSKETERVSSPS, encoded by the exons ATGCCGTGCCGGAATATCTGCTGGGACCCACAGCCAGCCCGTGCCAGTTGGCCTTTGCTTGCTGACTGGCAGGACCAAGGCCTGGCTCTCCACGGTGGTGGCCACCGAGGCAAGCTTGGCACAAAAGCAATGGAGCGGGAGCTGTCTGCTCAAGTAACaccatccctgcctgctccggaggagctggggcagtgggCAGACACGACTTGTGCTGGCCCTCCAGGACAGGGGGAAAGTGCCCCCCGGGACGCTGCCATGCAAGTGGTAGGGGAGGAGCGGCACGTCCAACCGGGGGGTGACGGACATGACACCAAACAAGTCCCTCCTGCTTCCAGCAAGAGCGTGGGCCAAGGCAGTGGGCTCCTGTCGCTCCGCTTTCCACAGAAGCTTTGGATGATAGTGGAAAGCGACCAGTTTCGGTCCATTTGGTGGAGCAAGGGAGGAAAATACGTGGCCATCAACGAGAAGCTCTTCAAAGAGGAGGTGCTGGGCGGGGGAGGACCTCTGCAGGTTTACACCAGGCAGAGCATGAAGAGCTTCCTTCGCCAGATGAACTACCACGGATTCGTCAAAATGCAAGGGGATGGCGAAAGATCTGCCTCCCTGCCTGAGTTCCTggcagaagaagcagcagctgctgctcacagcaag GTACTCTACTACTATAACCCCCTCTTTAACAGAGGGCATCCCCACCTGCTGGAAAAGTGCCGGAGGAGGGATGGCCTCAAGCGGAAAGCCCTGGAGATGTATGaggggcagccctgcagaagacCAG GACTGCAGACGCCATCGGACCCCAGCGCGGCACAATCTAAAGAGACGGAAAGAGTCAGCAGCCCGTCATGA
- the LOC130147668 gene encoding heat shock transcription factor, X-linked member 3-like, with translation MSPLCSTGITMPCRNICWDPQPASASWPLLADWQDQGLALHGGGHRGKLGTKAMERELSAQVTPSLPAPEELGQWADTTCAGPPGQGESAPRDAAMQVVGEERHVQPGGDGHDTKQVPPASSKSVGQGSGLLSLRFPQKLWMIVESDQFRSIWWSKGGKYVAINEKLFKEEVLGGGGPLQVYTRQSMKSFLRQMNYHGFVKMQGDGERSASLPEFLAEEAAAAAHSKVLYYYNPLFNRGHPHLLEKCRRRAGLKRKALRCMRGSPAEDQVASLQGTCQRPPSDGLKHLPASVPPVHLHRQLLPHFQSRREQRAARTSALWPPPPHHHSQLCQRPQHHSADKALQSPTAPPAPATSGLQTPSDPSAAQSKETERVSSPS, from the exons ATGTCACCACTATGCAGCACGGGCATCACAATGCCGTGCCGGAATATCTGCTGGGACCCACAGCCAGCCAGTGCCAGTTGGCCTTTGCTTGCTGACTGGCAGGACCAAGGCCTGGCTCTCCACGGTGGTGGCCACCGAGGCAAGCTTGGCACAAAAGCAATGGAGCGGGAGCTGTCTGCTCAAGTAACaccatccctgcctgctccggaggagctggggcagtgggCAGACACGACTTGTGCTGGCCCTCCAGGACAGGGGGAAAGTGCCCCCCGGGACGCTGCCATGCAAGTGGTAGGGGAGGAGCGGCACGTCCAACCGGGGGGTGACGGACATGACACCAAACAAGTCCCTCCTGCTTCCAGCAAGAGCGTGGGCCAAGGCAGTGGGCTCCTGTCGCTCCGCTTTCCACAGAAGCTTTGGATGATAGTGGAAAGCGACCAGTTTCGGTCCATTTGGTGGAGCAAGGGAGGAAAATACGTGGCCATCAACGAGAAGCTCTTCAAAGAGGAGGTGCTGGGCGGGGGAGGACCTCTGCAGGTTTACACCAGGCAGAGCATGAAGAGCTTCCTTCGCCAGATGAACTACCACGGATTCGTCAAAATGCAAGGGGATGGCGAAAGATCTGCCTCCCTGCCTGAGTTCCTggcagaagaagcagcagctgctgctcacagcaag GTACTCTACTACTATAACCCCCTCTTTAACAGAGGGCATCCCCACCTGCTGGAAAAGTGCCGGAGGAGGGCTGGCCTCAAGCGGAAAGCCCTGAGATGTATGaggggcagccctgcagaagacCAGGTGGCCAGCCTGCAGGGGACATGCCAGCGTCCACCAAGCGATGGGCTGAAGCACCTCCCAGCCTCGGTGCCACCCGTCCATCTCCACCGGCAGCTGCTCCCGCACTTCCAGAGCCGGCGGGAGCAGCGGGCAGCAAGAACTTCAGCCCTGtggccccctcctccccaccaccactctcagctctgccagcgTCCCCAGCACCACTCTGCAGACAAAGCCCTCCAGTCCCCCACTGCCCCACCTGCACCTGCCACCTCAGGACTGCAGACGCCATCGGACCCCAGCGCGGCACAATCTAAAGAGACGGAAAGAGTCAGCAGCCCGTCATGA
- the LOC130148288 gene encoding heat shock transcription factor, X-linked-like: MIVESDQFRSIWWSKGGKYVAINEKLFKEEVLGGGGPLQVYTRQSMKSFLRQMNYHGFVKMQGDGERSASLPEFLAEEAAAAAHSKVLYYYNPLFNRGHPHLLEKCRRRDGLKRKALEMDEGQPCRRPGGQPAGDMPASTKRWAEAPPSLGATRPSPPAAAPALPEPAGAAGSKNFSPVAPSSPPPLSALPASPAPLCRQSPPVPHCPTCTCHLRTADAIGPQRGTI, translated from the exons ATGATAGTGGAAAGCGACCAGTTTCGGTCCATTTGGTGGAGCAAGGGAGGAAAATACGTGGCCATCAACGAGAAGCTCTTCAAAGAGGAGGTGCTGGGCGGGGGAGGACCTCTGCAGGTTTACACCAGGCAGAGCATGAAGAGCTTCCTTCGCCAGATGAACTACCACGGATTCGTCAAAATGCAAGGGGATGGCGAAAGATCTGCCTCCCTGCCTGAGTTCCTggcagaagaagcagcagctgctgctcacagcaag GTACTCTACTACTATAACCCCCTCTTTAACAGAGGGCATCCCCACCTGCTGGAAAAGTGCCGGAGGAGGGATGGCCTCAAGCGGAAAGCCCTGGAGATGGATGaggggcagccctgcagaagacCAGGTGGCCAGCCTGCAGGGGACATGCCAGCGTCCACCAAGCGATGGGCTGAAGCACCTCCCAGCCTCGGTGCCACCCGTCCATCTCCACCGGCAGCTGCTCCCGCACTTCCAGAGCCGGCGGGAGCAGCGGGCAGCAAGAACTTCAGCCCTGtggccccctcctccccaccaccactctcagctctgccagcgTCCCCAGCACCACTCTGCAGACAAAGCCCTCCAGTCCCCCACTGCCCCACCTGCACCTGCCACCTCAGGACTGCAGACGCCATCGGACCCCAGCGCGGCACAATCTAA